The proteins below are encoded in one region of Streptomyces roseirectus:
- a CDS encoding DegT/DnrJ/EryC1/StrS family aminotransferase has protein sequence MRTLPFFPPDLFEEDREALLSAVRDLGTGTGQRFILGERTAELEEALREMTGAGHVVACASGTGALELSVRALDIGPGDEVIVPAFCCQPVASSVANAGATPVFADVDPWTMVLDPDATKSLITERTKALMPAHVFSIMADMERLGEIAREHGLALIEDAAVAQGSVLDGRPAGRWGDVGVFSFFQVKAFGTAGEGGVVLTDDPELARAARMLRNHGQDGVHRFLHHRIGQNNRFDEVLAAFQLHRLAGFPDRLERRARIADYYTERFEPLRERGVLAPPAGRNGRCYYVYSLLVDRREDLRAYLTERQIGSHIYYPVPLPRQPAFAPWAAPDGSWPNAERASERNLAIPIWPHLTDAEVEFIADTVCEFYA, from the coding sequence ATGAGGACCCTGCCCTTCTTCCCGCCCGACCTCTTCGAGGAGGACCGCGAGGCGCTGCTGTCGGCCGTCCGCGACCTGGGCACCGGCACCGGCCAGCGGTTCATCCTCGGGGAGCGCACCGCCGAGCTGGAGGAGGCGCTGCGCGAGATGACCGGCGCCGGCCATGTCGTCGCCTGCGCCAGCGGGACCGGGGCGCTGGAGCTGTCCGTGCGCGCGCTGGACATCGGTCCGGGCGACGAGGTGATCGTGCCGGCCTTCTGCTGCCAGCCGGTGGCGAGTTCGGTGGCCAACGCGGGGGCCACCCCGGTCTTCGCCGACGTCGACCCCTGGACCATGGTCCTGGACCCCGACGCGACGAAGTCGCTGATCACCGAACGCACCAAGGCGCTGATGCCGGCCCACGTCTTCTCGATCATGGCGGACATGGAGCGGCTGGGCGAGATCGCCCGCGAGCACGGGCTCGCGCTGATCGAGGACGCCGCCGTCGCCCAGGGCTCCGTCCTGGACGGCCGGCCCGCCGGCCGCTGGGGCGACGTCGGCGTGTTCTCCTTCTTCCAGGTCAAGGCGTTCGGCACGGCGGGCGAGGGCGGGGTGGTCCTCACCGACGACCCCGAACTGGCCCGCGCCGCCCGCATGCTGCGCAACCACGGACAGGACGGCGTGCACCGCTTCCTGCACCACCGCATCGGCCAGAACAACCGGTTCGACGAGGTGCTGGCCGCCTTCCAGCTGCACCGGCTGGCCGGCTTCCCGGACCGGCTGGAGCGCCGCGCGCGGATCGCCGACTACTACACCGAGCGCTTCGAGCCGCTGCGCGAACGCGGGGTGCTCGCCCCGCCGGCCGGCCGCAACGGCCGCTGCTACTACGTCTACTCGCTGCTCGTCGACCGCCGCGAGGACCTGCGCGCCTATCTCACGGAACGGCAGATCGGCAGCCACATCTACTACCCCGTGCCGCTGCCCCGGCAGCCCGCCTTCGCGCCGTGGGCCGCCCCGGACGGCAGCTGGCCGAACGCCGAGCGGGCCTCCGAGCGCAACCTCGCCATCCCGATCTGGCCCCATCTGACCGATGCCGAGGTGGAGTTCATCGCCGACACGGTCT
- a CDS encoding DegT/DnrJ/EryC1/StrS family aminotransferase, with the protein MISPTRSTDRNSEPETEHPVPFFTQADTFTDCWPDIERHLNEMFDRGKYSHGRQVAELEKALAEYTGARHAVAVNSGTDALVLLLRACGVGPGDEVVVPAFSFVASASSVALARATPVFADIDPVTYSLDPASVEAVLTPRTRAIMPVHLFCQLADMGALGALAGRHGLKVVEDSAEAIGMRRAGVHAGLLGDGGVLSFFPTKTLGALGDAGAVLTDDPEIAERVAILRHHGRMGRTVDHIAGISNLSGVSGTNSKMDDIQASVLLGKLPRLDAAIARRAELAAAYTELLSDVPGVLRLPTVAVRDVPQEPVFYVYVIEAERRDDLVAHLTREGIGTEVYYPTPLHLQPCFAGLGHRRGDFPHAEAACERTVALPFHPDLGLDDVHRVCEAVRRFYTGSAS; encoded by the coding sequence GTGATCTCCCCCACCCGGAGCACCGATCGAAACAGCGAACCGGAAACCGAACACCCGGTTCCGTTCTTCACTCAGGCCGACACCTTCACCGACTGCTGGCCGGACATCGAGCGGCATCTCAACGAGATGTTCGACCGCGGAAAGTATTCCCACGGCCGGCAGGTCGCCGAACTGGAGAAGGCGCTCGCCGAATACACCGGGGCCCGGCACGCGGTGGCGGTGAACAGCGGGACGGACGCGCTCGTCCTGCTGCTGCGCGCCTGCGGCGTCGGCCCCGGTGACGAGGTCGTCGTGCCCGCCTTCAGCTTCGTCGCCTCGGCCTCCTCGGTGGCGCTGGCCCGTGCCACGCCGGTGTTCGCCGACATCGACCCCGTGACCTACTCGCTGGACCCGGCGTCCGTCGAGGCGGTCCTCACACCGCGCACCCGGGCGATCATGCCGGTGCACCTGTTCTGCCAGCTCGCGGACATGGGGGCGCTCGGCGCCCTGGCCGGCCGGCACGGGCTGAAGGTCGTGGAGGACAGCGCGGAGGCGATCGGCATGCGCCGCGCCGGCGTCCACGCCGGGCTCCTGGGCGACGGCGGCGTGCTGTCGTTCTTCCCCACCAAGACCCTCGGCGCCCTCGGCGACGCCGGAGCCGTCCTGACGGACGACCCGGAGATCGCGGAACGGGTGGCGATCCTGCGCCACCACGGCCGGATGGGCCGCACGGTGGACCACATCGCCGGTATTTCCAACCTCTCGGGCGTCTCCGGCACCAACAGCAAGATGGACGACATCCAGGCGTCCGTCCTGCTCGGCAAGCTGCCCCGGCTGGACGCGGCGATCGCCCGGCGCGCGGAGCTGGCGGCGGCCTACACCGAGCTGCTGAGCGACGTGCCGGGCGTCCTGCGGCTGCCCACGGTGGCCGTGCGGGACGTGCCGCAGGAGCCGGTGTTCTACGTGTACGTCATCGAGGCCGAGCGGCGCGACGACCTGGTCGCGCACCTCACCCGCGAGGGCATCGGCACCGAGGTCTACTACCCGACGCCGCTGCACCTCCAGCCCTGCTTCGCCGGACTCGGCCACCGCCGGGGCGACTTCCCGCACGCGGAGGCCGCCTGCGAGCGCACCGTCGCGCTCCCCTTCCACCCCGACCTCGGCCTCGACGACGTGCACCGGGTGTGCGAGGCCGTCCGCCGCTTCTACACGGGGAGCGCGTCATGA
- the ispH gene encoding 4-hydroxy-3-methylbut-2-enyl diphosphate reductase, which translates to MILAEPRSFCAGVQRAIDIVEAALERFGPPVYVRKQIVHNEHVVRDLETRGARFVDSEEEVPVGAVCVFSAHGVSPAVRRGAAGRDLRVIDATCPLVSKVHQESRRFAEERRTILLIGHAEHEEVEGTYGEAPERTLVVGTVEEVRALDLPRDAPVAYLTQTTLALDETREIIEAMEERFDDLRGPGSDDICYASQNRQNAVKAVAARTGLVLVVGSTNSSNSVRMVEVARDAGTPAHLVPGPDDLDERWLAGVDAVGVSAGASAPGALVDALLRRLAALGYATVEVEQTATEDIVFGLPSQLKGTA; encoded by the coding sequence GTGATCCTCGCCGAGCCCCGCAGTTTCTGCGCCGGCGTGCAGCGGGCCATCGACATCGTCGAGGCGGCGCTGGAACGCTTCGGCCCTCCCGTCTACGTACGCAAACAGATCGTGCACAACGAACACGTGGTGCGTGACCTGGAGACCCGGGGCGCGCGGTTCGTGGACTCCGAGGAGGAGGTGCCGGTCGGCGCGGTCTGTGTCTTCTCCGCCCACGGCGTCTCCCCCGCCGTGCGCCGGGGCGCCGCCGGCCGGGACCTCCGGGTGATCGACGCCACCTGCCCGCTCGTGTCCAAGGTGCACCAGGAGTCCCGGCGGTTCGCCGAGGAGCGGCGCACGATCCTCCTCATCGGCCACGCCGAGCACGAGGAGGTCGAGGGCACCTACGGCGAGGCACCCGAGCGCACCCTCGTCGTCGGCACGGTCGAGGAGGTGCGCGCGCTGGACCTGCCCCGTGACGCGCCCGTCGCCTACCTCACGCAGACCACCCTCGCCCTGGACGAGACCAGGGAGATCATCGAGGCGATGGAGGAACGGTTCGACGATCTGCGCGGGCCGGGCAGTGACGACATCTGCTACGCCAGCCAGAACCGCCAGAACGCGGTCAAGGCCGTCGCCGCCCGTACCGGTCTGGTGCTCGTCGTCGGCTCCACGAACTCCAGCAACTCGGTGCGCATGGTGGAGGTCGCCCGCGACGCCGGCACCCCCGCCCACCTCGTCCCCGGTCCGGACGACCTCGACGAACGCTGGCTCGCCGGGGTGGACGCGGTCGGCGTCAGCGCCGGCGCCAGCGCCCCCGGCGCCCTCGTCGACGCCCTGCTGCGCCGGCTCGCCGCGCTCGGCTACGCCACGGTCGAGGTCGAGCAAACCGCCACCGAGGACATCGTGTTCGGACTGCCGTCCCAGCTGAAAGGCACCGCATGA
- a CDS encoding polyprenyl synthetase family protein: MSDDDVLTRSLEAVRRRLHSVLGEESARWNAVDPRCAAFVDTVTAITTAKGKLLRPRFCLLGHLAAGGDPADERAVDAAAALELLHSFALLRDDVLDDSPLRRGAVTAHERHAEDHRARLLRGEPRRYGEGVANLAADLAHVYADRLTRALPEEARAVWDETRVEVTVGQYLDIAVAAEGVADPELSRWIAVCKSGRYTIHRPLQLGAVLAGRPDLAGVFEGYGLPLGEAFQLRDDLIDAFGDSEDTGKPAGLDFDRFKMSYLLSLSVRRDGRIRELAAAPTGPGGAARMRGLLVETGVADEVEQRIAALVQQARRAVADAPLVPRWRTELMDLTARVAYRDR, encoded by the coding sequence ATGAGCGACGACGACGTCCTCACCCGGTCGCTGGAGGCCGTGCGGCGGCGCCTCCACTCGGTCCTCGGCGAGGAGAGCGCGCGGTGGAACGCCGTCGACCCGCGCTGTGCCGCGTTCGTCGACACCGTCACCGCCATCACCACCGCCAAGGGCAAGCTGCTGCGCCCCCGGTTCTGTCTCCTCGGGCACCTCGCCGCCGGGGGCGACCCCGCCGACGAGCGGGCCGTGGACGCGGCCGCCGCCCTCGAACTCCTGCACAGCTTCGCCCTGTTGCGCGACGACGTCCTCGACGACTCCCCGCTGCGGCGCGGCGCGGTCACGGCCCACGAGCGGCACGCCGAGGACCACCGGGCGCGGCTGCTGCGCGGGGAGCCCCGCCGGTACGGGGAGGGCGTCGCCAACCTCGCCGCCGACCTCGCGCACGTCTACGCCGACCGGCTCACCCGGGCCCTGCCCGAGGAGGCGCGGGCGGTGTGGGACGAGACCAGGGTCGAGGTCACCGTCGGCCAGTACCTGGACATCGCCGTGGCCGCCGAGGGGGTGGCCGACCCGGAGCTGTCCCGCTGGATCGCGGTCTGCAAGTCGGGCCGCTACACCATCCACCGTCCCCTCCAGCTCGGTGCCGTGCTCGCGGGCAGGCCCGACCTCGCCGGGGTGTTCGAGGGGTACGGGCTGCCGCTGGGCGAGGCGTTCCAGCTGCGGGACGACCTCATCGACGCCTTCGGGGACTCCGAGGACACCGGCAAGCCGGCCGGTCTCGACTTCGACCGGTTCAAGATGAGCTACCTGCTCAGTCTCTCCGTCCGCCGCGACGGGCGGATCCGGGAACTCGCCGCCGCGCCTACGGGGCCGGGCGGCGCGGCCAGGATGCGCGGGCTGCTCGTGGAGACCGGCGTCGCGGACGAGGTCGAGCAGCGCATCGCCGCTCTCGTCCAGCAGGCCCGCCGGGCCGTGGCCGACGCTCCCCTGGTGCCCCGGTGGCGCACCGAGCTGATGGACCTCACCGCACGCGTGGCGTACCGGGACCGCTGA
- a CDS encoding TIM barrel protein — protein MRGDTEAVRADTEAVRADARAVRTDAGAVRADTEAVQADTGTKRADTEAVQTDTTAKRTDTEAVRADTEAVQTDTTAKRTDARAMRADIGAVRTDAGAVRADTEAVQTDTTAMRADARAMRADTEAVQADTEAVQTDTTAKRADAETMRADTAPRHTPAASRLHPPPGIRFAGIGDEAAPGLAGQVRAHQLLGWSAIELRDVDGTALADLDDAAFERVAGTLAGAGLDVVCVDSRIANWARPVTGDFELDRGELERLAPRCAALGTRHIRVMSYPNDPDAPLDEPEWAREVIARMRRLARQAEDAGLVLLHENCAGWAGADAARALRLLAEVDSPALRLVFDTGNGVAYGYEAYDLLTELVAWVDHVQVKDARAEAGEAVYTLPGEGSCRVADCLRLLLDHGYTGTWSIEPHRTVRPHEGLADAGQDGVAEFVRYGRALEALAAGLSGEGAR, from the coding sequence ATGCGGGGTGACACCGAAGCCGTGCGGGCCGATACCGAGGCCGTGCGGGCCGACGCCCGAGCCGTGCGGACCGACGCCGGAGCCGTGCGGGCCGACACCGAAGCCGTGCAGGCCGACACCGGAACCAAGCGGGCCGACACCGAAGCCGTGCAGACCGACACCACAGCCAAGCGGACCGACACCGAAGCCGTGCGGGCCGACACCGAAGCCGTGCAGACCGACACCACAGCCAAGCGGACCGACGCCCGAGCCATGCGGGCCGACATCGGAGCCGTGCGGACCGACGCCGGAGCCGTGCGGGCCGACACCGAAGCCGTGCAGACCGACACCACAGCCATGCGGGCCGACGCCCGAGCCATGCGGGCCGACACCGAGGCCGTGCAGGCCGACACCGAAGCCGTGCAGACCGACACCACAGCCAAGCGGGCCGACGCCGAGACCATGCGCGCCGACACCGCGCCCCGGCACACCCCCGCCGCGTCCCGCCTCCACCCCCCGCCCGGCATCCGCTTCGCCGGTATCGGCGACGAGGCCGCCCCCGGCCTCGCCGGGCAGGTTCGGGCCCACCAGTTGCTGGGCTGGTCCGCCATAGAGCTGCGCGACGTCGACGGCACAGCCCTCGCCGACCTCGACGACGCCGCCTTCGAGCGGGTGGCCGGGACGCTGGCCGGGGCGGGGTTGGACGTCGTGTGCGTGGACTCCCGCATCGCCAACTGGGCCCGCCCCGTCACCGGTGACTTCGAGCTGGACCGGGGCGAGCTGGAGCGCCTGGCCCCGAGGTGCGCCGCGCTCGGCACCCGCCACATCCGCGTGATGTCCTACCCGAACGACCCCGACGCCCCGCTCGACGAGCCGGAGTGGGCCCGCGAGGTCATCGCCCGGATGCGGCGTCTCGCCCGGCAGGCGGAGGACGCCGGGCTCGTCCTGCTGCACGAGAACTGCGCGGGCTGGGCCGGCGCCGACGCGGCCCGCGCGCTGCGCCTGCTGGCCGAGGTCGACAGCCCGGCGCTGCGGCTGGTGTTCGACACCGGCAACGGGGTGGCGTACGGCTACGAGGCGTACGACCTGCTCACGGAACTCGTCGCGTGGGTGGACCACGTCCAGGTCAAGGACGCCCGCGCCGAGGCCGGCGAGGCGGTCTACACCCTGCCCGGCGAGGGGAGTTGCCGGGTCGCCGACTGTCTGCGGCTGCTGCTCGACCACGGCTACACCGGCACCTGGTCCATCGAACCGCACCGGACGGTCCGCCCCCACGAGGGCCTGGCGGACGCCGGACAGGACGGTGTCGCCGAGTTCGTCCGGTACGGCCGCGCCCTGGAGGCGCTGGCCGCCGGGCTGAGCGGGGAGGGCGCGCGATGA
- a CDS encoding M20/M25/M40 family metallo-hydrolase gives MKDARLSPGDRELLLRLLELPTAGPLEGEGEPRLWEAQRAYADAARGLGFEVAHHAAADPAELTDDQVPLAVRRAVAEDPGFLAVQPSLVLALGPALPQADTVMFNVHLDTVAGLEPAGFDGERFTGRGAIDAKGPAVALLAGVRAALDAVPGLADGTRVLVQAVSGEEGGALGVFGTRPLIRRGWYGRLNLFCEPTGMRLLPRATAAMTACVRVDGDDAIDDRPAAGHNATVLLGHLAQRLAARLPERAGGGQVCVAGLHTGHLHNRVYGTGRLLLNCSYPDSAAGRALAGHLEREVAEGLREFTETYRAHRDLARTARDAAAITRVEWHKRGLPALAPADDPWAVDLLERGGLARWPADEPAFTCDALWAAGLPGAYTAVLGPGDLGRNHAHAAGEFADLSDLEAFAGAVSGILVRFAARHHAATGGTRQ, from the coding sequence ATGAAGGACGCCCGCTTGAGTCCCGGTGACCGGGAACTGCTGCTGCGCCTGCTGGAACTGCCCACCGCGGGCCCGCTGGAGGGTGAGGGGGAGCCCCGGCTGTGGGAGGCCCAGCGCGCCTACGCCGACGCCGCGCGCGGGCTGGGCTTCGAGGTCGCGCACCACGCCGCCGCCGATCCGGCGGAGCTGACGGACGACCAGGTGCCGCTCGCCGTGCGCCGGGCCGTCGCGGAGGACCCCGGTTTCCTCGCCGTCCAGCCCTCGCTGGTGCTGGCGCTCGGTCCGGCGCTGCCGCAGGCGGACACGGTGATGTTCAACGTGCACCTCGACACCGTCGCGGGCCTGGAGCCGGCCGGGTTCGACGGGGAGCGGTTCACCGGGCGCGGGGCGATCGACGCCAAGGGTCCGGCCGTGGCGCTGCTGGCGGGGGTGCGCGCGGCGCTCGACGCCGTCCCCGGGCTGGCCGACGGCACCCGGGTACTGGTGCAGGCCGTGTCCGGTGAGGAGGGCGGTGCCCTGGGCGTGTTCGGCACCCGTCCGCTGATCCGGCGCGGCTGGTACGGCCGGCTCAACCTGTTCTGCGAGCCCACCGGGATGCGGCTGCTGCCGCGCGCGACCGCCGCGATGACCGCGTGCGTGCGGGTCGACGGCGACGACGCCATCGACGACCGTCCCGCCGCCGGGCACAACGCGACCGTCCTGCTCGGTCACCTCGCGCAGCGGCTCGCGGCCCGGCTCCCGGAGCGGGCGGGCGGCGGCCAGGTCTGTGTCGCCGGGCTGCACACCGGCCACCTCCACAACCGGGTGTACGGCACCGGTCGGCTGCTGCTCAACTGCTCCTACCCGGACTCCGCCGCGGGCCGCGCCCTGGCCGGCCACCTGGAGCGCGAGGTCGCCGAGGGGCTGCGGGAGTTCACCGAGACCTACCGCGCCCACCGGGACCTGGCCCGCACCGCCAGGGACGCCGCCGCGATCACCCGCGTCGAGTGGCACAAGCGCGGCCTGCCCGCGCTCGCGCCCGCCGACGACCCCTGGGCCGTCGATCTGCTGGAGCGCGGCGGGCTCGCCCGGTGGCCCGCCGACGAGCCCGCCTTCACCTGCGACGCGCTGTGGGCGGCCGGTCTGCCGGGCGCCTACACCGCCGTCCTCGGGCCCGGCGACCTCGGCCGCAATCACGCGCACGCGGCGGGGGAGTTCGCCGACCTGTCCGATCTCGAAGCCTTCGCCGGGGCGGTGAGCGGGATCCTCGTCCGCTTCGCCGCCCGGCACCACGCCGCCACGGGAGGAACACGACAGTGA
- a CDS encoding Ldh family oxidoreductase — translation MTQSTDAPPHDGVTVSHDALVAFTAEVFADRGVPEARARTAAEALVHGDLTGIASHGLANLTRLYLPALDAGRIDAAAEPEKVTDTGAAVLLDGRRSLGLWAATEALELAADRARETGVALVTMRDATHFGCAGYHTARIARRGMVAFLAANCGRQRIARPPGGRAAMLGTNPFSVAAPAGDRPPYVLDMSTTVVPTGRVRAAARAGEPIPEGWLEDAEGRPVTDPLALDAGEGFLRWLGGDPATGAFKGYGLGLMVEVLAALVPGAGLGPAPEALTGDGRPTGRDDDIGLTALVLAPGALRRERDFRAEADGLFGALLDCPPLDPARPVSYPGRPEELTAAHRRRHGVPLSAERHAELTALAAERGLTFPGAGAR, via the coding sequence GTGACCCAGTCGACCGACGCCCCGCCGCACGACGGGGTGACCGTCTCCCACGACGCCCTCGTGGCCTTCACCGCCGAGGTCTTCGCCGACCGCGGGGTGCCGGAGGCGCGGGCCCGCACCGCCGCCGAGGCCCTGGTCCACGGCGACCTGACCGGGATCGCCTCGCACGGGCTCGCCAACCTGACGCGGCTGTACCTGCCGGCCCTCGACGCGGGCCGCATCGACGCCGCCGCCGAGCCGGAGAAGGTCACCGACACCGGCGCCGCCGTCCTGCTCGACGGGCGCCGCTCGCTGGGCCTGTGGGCGGCGACGGAGGCGCTGGAGCTGGCCGCCGACCGCGCGCGGGAGACCGGCGTCGCCCTGGTGACGATGCGCGACGCGACCCACTTCGGGTGCGCCGGGTACCACACGGCCCGGATCGCCCGGCGCGGCATGGTCGCGTTCCTGGCCGCCAACTGCGGCCGTCAGCGCATCGCCCGTCCGCCGGGCGGCCGGGCGGCGATGCTCGGCACGAACCCGTTCAGTGTCGCCGCGCCGGCCGGCGACCGGCCGCCGTACGTGCTGGACATGAGCACCACCGTGGTGCCGACCGGCCGGGTGCGGGCCGCCGCCCGCGCCGGGGAGCCGATCCCGGAGGGCTGGCTGGAGGACGCCGAGGGCCGCCCGGTGACCGACCCGCTGGCCCTGGACGCCGGTGAGGGCTTCCTGCGCTGGCTCGGCGGCGACCCCGCCACCGGCGCCTTCAAGGGCTACGGGCTCGGTCTGATGGTGGAGGTGCTGGCCGCGCTGGTGCCCGGCGCCGGCCTCGGCCCCGCCCCGGAGGCCCTGACCGGCGACGGCCGGCCCACCGGCCGGGACGACGACATCGGCCTCACCGCCCTCGTCCTGGCCCCGGGCGCCCTGCGCCGCGAGCGGGACTTCCGTGCCGAGGCCGACGGGCTCTTCGGCGCGCTCCTCGACTGCCCGCCCCTCGACCCCGCCCGCCCGGTCAGCTACCCCGGCCGTCCCGAGGAGCTGACCGCCGCGCACCGCCGGCGGCACGGCGTCCCGCTGTCCGCCGAACGCCACGCCGAACTGACCGCCCTGGCCGCCGAACGCGGCCTCACGTTCCCCGGGGCGGGTGCCCGGTGA
- a CDS encoding Gfo/Idh/MocA family oxidoreductase, which produces MTPLTGRPTRIGLIGLGVISKFYVAAFERLPGLELAAVCDLRPAALEPFRDTARYTGHAGLLADAGVDAVVVNVPNDAHATVCADALAAGVAVCVEKPLATRVEDGRALADRARETGVTLFTSFHRRYNSAVLRLLAEVAAAGVPVRSLTVRYLERIEDHAGSDRWYLDAERCGGGCVADNGPNAFDLVRLFLGDVGLVSADVVRDGRDTDRRAGIDLRSTAGVSARVELDWSYDGEVKDVTVELADGTRLSADMLAGHPEFKGSLWHEYVGVLTDFDARLRAGQDACADGLAALELVDAVYRAEGALR; this is translated from the coding sequence GTGACCCCGCTGACGGGCCGGCCGACCCGGATCGGCCTCATCGGTCTCGGCGTCATCTCGAAGTTCTACGTCGCCGCCTTCGAGCGGCTGCCGGGCCTGGAGCTGGCCGCCGTGTGCGATCTGCGGCCCGCCGCCCTGGAGCCGTTCCGCGACACCGCCCGCTACACCGGGCACGCCGGGCTGCTGGCCGATGCGGGCGTGGACGCGGTCGTCGTGAACGTCCCCAACGACGCGCACGCCACGGTGTGCGCCGACGCCCTCGCGGCGGGGGTCGCGGTCTGTGTCGAGAAGCCGCTCGCCACCCGGGTCGAGGACGGCCGCGCCCTCGCCGACCGGGCCCGGGAGACGGGCGTCACCCTCTTCACGTCCTTCCACCGCCGCTACAACTCCGCCGTGCTGCGCCTGCTGGCGGAGGTCGCGGCGGCCGGCGTCCCCGTGCGCTCCCTCACCGTCCGCTATCTCGAACGCATCGAGGACCACGCGGGCAGCGACCGCTGGTACCTCGACGCCGAGCGCTGCGGCGGCGGCTGCGTGGCCGACAACGGCCCCAACGCCTTCGACCTGGTGCGGCTGTTCCTCGGCGACGTCGGCCTCGTCTCGGCCGACGTCGTCCGCGACGGGCGGGACACCGACCGCCGGGCCGGCATCGACCTGCGTTCCACGGCGGGCGTCAGCGCCCGCGTCGAACTCGACTGGTCCTACGACGGCGAGGTCAAGGACGTCACCGTCGAACTCGCCGACGGCACCCGGCTGTCCGCCGACATGCTGGCCGGCCACCCGGAGTTCAAGGGCTCGCTCTGGCACGAGTACGTCGGGGTCCTCACCGACTTCGACGCCCGGCTGCGCGCCGGGCAGGACGCCTGCGCCGACGGGCTCGCCGCCCTCGAACTCGTCGACGCCGTCTACCGCGCGGAAGGAGCCCTCCGGTGA
- a CDS encoding DUF6917 domain-containing protein: MNPHEDGAKHVVRSTVVKVLTHRRDDRGMRLEEFTSRCVRAGEVHELVTTDQAGSAPGARVDRVGFLGFVEIRGAGVIDRGDEVWVDGRLAGTVLGFDACHFPNHYNVLIAADTLLTGPDLDLRPETPVSFRQVAVDARADRPVGTRS; this comes from the coding sequence GTGAACCCGCACGAGGACGGCGCCAAGCACGTCGTGCGCTCCACGGTCGTCAAGGTGCTGACCCACCGCCGCGACGACCGGGGCATGCGGCTGGAGGAGTTCACCAGCCGCTGCGTGCGCGCCGGCGAGGTGCACGAGCTGGTCACCACCGACCAGGCCGGCAGCGCGCCCGGCGCCCGTGTCGACCGGGTCGGTTTCCTCGGCTTCGTCGAGATCCGGGGCGCCGGGGTGATCGACCGGGGCGACGAGGTGTGGGTCGACGGGCGCCTCGCGGGCACCGTGCTCGGCTTCGACGCCTGCCACTTCCCCAACCACTACAACGTGCTGATCGCCGCCGACACCCTGCTGACGGGCCCCGACCTGGACCTGCGTCCGGAGACCCCGGTGTCCTTCCGGCAGGTCGCGGTGGACGCCCGCGCGGACCGGCCCGTGGGAACGAGGAGCTGA